A section of the Papio anubis isolate 15944 chromosome 2, Panubis1.0, whole genome shotgun sequence genome encodes:
- the MAGEF1 gene encoding melanoma-associated antigen F1: MLQTPESRGLPVPQAEGEKDGGHDGETRARTASQERPKEELGAGREEGAAEPALTRKGARALAAKALARRRACRRLNRTVAELVQFLLVKDKKKSPITRSEMVKYVIGDLKALFPDIIARAAEHLRYVFGFELKQFDRKHHTYILINKLKPLEEEEEEEDLGGDGPRLGLLMMILGLIYMRGNRAREAQVWEMLHRLGMQPSKYHFLFGYPKRLIMEDFVQQRYLSYRQVPHTSPPEYEFSWGPRSNLEISKMKVLGFVAKLHKKEPQHWPVQYREALADEADRARAKARAEASMRARASARAGIHLW, translated from the coding sequence ATGTTGCAGACACCAGAGAGCAGGGGGCTCCCGGTCCCGCAGGCCGAGGGGGAGAAGGATGGCGGCCATGATGGTGAGACCCGGGCCCGGACCGCCTCGCAGGAGCGCCCCAAGGAGGAGCTTGGCGccgggagggaggagggggctgcgGAGCCCGCCCTCACCCGGAAAGGCGCGAGGGCCTTGGCAGCCAAAGCCTTGGCAAGGCGCAGGGCCTGCCGCCGTCTGAATCGGACGGTGGCGGAGTTGGTGCAGTTCCTCCTGGTGAAAGACAAGAAGAAGAGTCCCATCACACGCTCGGAGATGGTGAAATACGTTATTGGAGACTTGAAGGCTCTGTTCCCGGACATCATCGCAAGGGCCGCAGAGCATCTGCGGTATGTCTTTGGTTTTGAGCTGAAACAGTTTGACCGCAAGCACCACACTTATATCCTGATCAACAAACTAAAACCtcttgaggaggaagaggaggaggaggatctgGGAGGAGATGGCCCCAGGTTGGGTCTGTTAATGATGATCCTGGGCCTTATCTATATGAGAGGTAATAGGGCCAGGGAAGCCCAGGTCTGGGAGATGCTGCATCGGTTGGGGATGCAACCCTCAAAGTATCATTTCCTGTTTGGGTATCCGAAGAGGCTTATTATGGAAGATTTTGTGCAGCAGCGATACCTCAGTTACAGGCAGGTGCCTCACACCAGTCCACCGGAATATGAATTCTCTTGGGGTCCCCGAAGCAACCTGGAAATCAGCAAGATGAAAGTCCTGGGGTTCGTGGCCAAACTGCATAAGAAGGAACCCCAGCACTGGCCAGTGCAGTACCGTGAGGCCCTAGCAGACGAGGCCGACAGGGCCAGAGCCAAGGCCAGAGCTGAAGCCAGTATGAGGGCCAGGGCCAGTGCTAGGGCCGGCATCCACCTCTGGTGA